The Euphorbia lathyris chromosome 2, ddEupLath1.1, whole genome shotgun sequence genome includes a window with the following:
- the LOC136220810 gene encoding (+)-neomenthol dehydrogenase-like, whose protein sequence is MAAEQNKRYAVVTGANKGIGFGVCKQLASNGIVVILTARDEKRGLEAVQKLKDAGLSDYVVFHQLDVADSASIDVLADFIKSKFGKLDILVNNAGVTGVKVRTEAPKDVDPSKVSAELGGVMWYDMLNERYEVPEECFSINYYGAKTMIEKLIPLLQLSDSPRIVNVSSGAGKMEYLLNEWAIKVLQDDDSLSDEKIDEVLTKYLEDFKEGSLESKGWPADLSSYKLSKASINAYTRIIAKKFPTFRINCLCPGYVKTDINLNTGVLSVEEGAESVVRLALLSDDGPSGSFFDQKNESSF, encoded by the exons ATGGCGGCAGAACAGAATAAGAG GTATGCGGTGGTGACTGGAGCAAACAAGGGGATCGGATTCGGAGTTTGTAAGCAACTGGCTTCGAATGGAATTGTTGTGATTTTAACAGCCAGAGACGAGAAGAGAGGCCTTGAAGCTGTTCAAAAACTCAAAGATGCCGGTCTCTCCGATTATGTTGTTTTTCATCAACTCGATGTCGCCGATTCTGCGAGTATCGATGTTCTTGCCGATTTCATCAAATCTAAGTTCGGAAAGCTTGATATCTTG GTGAATAATGCAGGTGTTACTGGAGTGAAAGTGAGAACTGAAGCTCCGAAAGATGTAGATCCGAGTAAGGTAAGTGCAGAATTAGGAGGAGTGATGTGGTATGATATGTTGAATGAAAGATATGAGGTGCCTGAAGAATGCTTCTCCATAAATTATTATGGCGCCAAGACTATGATTGAGAAACTTATTCCTCTACTACAGTTGTCTGATTCACCAAGGATTGTCAATGTTTCATCCGGTGCTGGCAAAATGGAG TATTTATTAAATGAGTGGGCTATCAAGGTGCTACAAGATGATGATAGTCTTTCAGATGAGAAAATCGATGAAGTTTTGACCAAGTACTTAGAAGATTTCAAAGAAGGTTCACTAGAAAGTAAAGGTTGGCCTGCCGATCTTTCTAGTTATAAACTCTCAAAAGCAAGTATAAATGCCTACACAAGAATCATTGCGAAGAAATTTCCAACCTTTCGCATAAATTGTTTGTGTCCTGGATATGTCAAAACAGATATAAATCTCAACACTGGAGTATTATCGGTTGAAGAAGGAGCTGAAAGTGTTGTGAGATTGGCATTATTGTCTGATGATGGTCCTTCTGGTTCTTTCTTTGATCAAAAGAATGAGTCCTCGTTTTGA